The Coturnix japonica isolate 7356 unplaced genomic scaffold, Coturnix japonica 2.1 chrUnrandom886, whole genome shotgun sequence genomic interval NNNNNNNNNNNNNNNNNNNNNNNNNNNNNNNNNNNNNNNNNNNNNNNNNNNNNNNNNNNNNNNNNNNNNNNNNNNNNNNNNNNNNNNNNNNNNNNNNNNNNNNNNNNNNNNNNNNNNNNNNNNNNNNNNNNNNNNNNNNNNNNNNNNNNNNNNNNNNNNNNNNNNNNNNNNNNNNNNNNNNNNNNNNNNNNNNNNNNNNNNNNNNNNNNNNNNNNNNNNNNNNNNNNNNNNNNNNNNNNNNNNNNNNNNNNNNNNNNNNNNNNNNNggttatggggcagttatggggtggttatagggcggttatggggcagttatggggcagttatggggcagaggTGCCCCCCCATAGCACTCACGTGCCAGCAGGTCGGTGCTGGGCCCTGGAACAGCCAGTTGTGGGgcagtggagctgctgctgttgtcgCTATGGGGCgggcagggctgcagtggggccaggggggagctgggggggggcagacacagcctggggggggggatgttaattaattaatagtAATTAATGCTGGTAAAGGCGGAATGAGGAAATATAGGGTAAGAGTGAGCTgctatggggcgatatggggtgatatggggcactatggggccctatggggtgacattggggtctatggggtgacattgggatcctatggggccctatggggcggcattgggggctatggggtgatattgggatcctatggggtgacactggggccctatggggtgacattgggatcctatggggccctatggggcgaCattggggccctatggggtgacattggggcctatggggtgacattggggtctatggggtgatatggggccctatggggtcctatggggcaacattgggaccctatggggtgacattgggggctatggggtgacactggggtcctatggggtgatattggggccctatggggtgacattgggatcctatggggtgattttggggtcctatggggtccaatggggtgACattagggtcctatggggccctatggggtgacattggggccctatggggcgacattggggtctatggggtgacattggggggctatggggcggcattgggggctatgggatgacattggggtcctatggggtgacattgggcGTCCTATGGGGTGAACATtttgggatcctatggggcctATGAGGGTGACActgggggccctatggggtgacattggggtctatggggtgacactGGGGGCTACTGGGGGGTGATATTGGGatcctatgggtcctatggggtgatagTGTGGGGCCTATGGCGGGTGGACattggggctatggggtgacatggggatccctatggggccctattggGGTGAAATTGGGGCCTATGGTGGAACCACTagtgggggctatggggtgacattggggaTCCATGGGGTTCCTAATGGGGTGACCattggggccctatggggtgacattggggccctatggggtgaacatttggggtctatggggtgataattgggggtcctatgggcccctatggggtgacattgggtTCCCCCTAAAATGGGTGACATtggggggcctatggggtgaCATTTGGGATCCGCTaatggggttcctatgggggcgACattgggatcctatggggtgacattggggccctatggggtgacactggggccctatggggtgacattggggtcctatggggccctatggggcgaCattggggccctatggggtgacattggggtctatggggtgacattggggccctatggggtgacattggggtctatggggtgacactGGGGCCCTATGAGGTGACACTGGGCCCTATGGGGCGacattggggtcctatggggcgacattggggtcctatggggtgatatggggcactatggggtgacattggggccctatggggtgacattgggatcctatggggccctatggggcgaCattggggccctatggggtgacactggggtctatggggtgacattggggtctatggggtgatatggggccctatggggtcctatggggcaacaatgggaccctatggggtgacattggggggctatggggtgacattTGGGTCCAATGGGGTGacatggggttctatggggtgacatggggcactatggggtgacattgggatcctatggggtgatattgggatcctatggggcgacattgggatcctatggggcgACActggggccctatggggtgatattggggtcccatggggtcacattggggtcctatggggccctatggggtgacattgggccctatggggtgacattggggccctatggggtgacattgggggctatggggtgatattgggatcctatggggtgatattgggatcctatggggtgatattggggtcccatggggtgattttgggtcctatggggccctatggggcgaCattggggccctatggggtccaatggggtgacattggggtcccatggggtcacactggggtcctatggggccctatggggtgacattgggggctatggggtgacaCTGGGATTttatggggtgacattgggggctatggggtgatattggggtcctatggtgtccaatggggtgacattgggatcctatggggccctatggggtgacattgggaccctatggggtgacattggggtcctatggggtccaatggggtgacattgggatcctatggggccctatggggtgacattgggcCCTATGGGGTAACAttggggtccaatggggtctTATGGAGTGACACTGAGAtcctatggggtgacattggggtcctatggggccctatggggcggcattgggggctatggggtgatattgggatcctatggggccctatggggtgacattgggttctatggggtgattttggggtcccatggggtgacattggggtctatggggtgacattAGGGTCCTATGGAGTGACattggggccctatggggtgacattggggtctatggggtgacattggggtcctatggggccctatggggtgacattgggggctatggggtgattttgaggccctatggggtgacactgggccctatggggtgacattgggccctatggggtgattttgggtcctatggggtgacattagggtcctatggggtgattttggggtcctatggggtgacattggggtctatggggtgacactgggttctatggggtgatattggggtcctatgggatgACattggggccctatggggccctatggggtgacattggggccttatggggtgacattgggggCCCATTAGCATCCCATCATCATCTCATTATCATCCCATTAGCATCTCATTACCATCCCATTATCATCTCATTCGCATCTCATTCTCATCCCATTATCATCTCATTAGCATTTCATTATCATCCCATTACCATCCCATTACCATCTCATTAGCATTTCATTATCATCCCATTACCATCTCATTATCATCTCATTCTCATCTCATTAGCATCCCATTATCATCCCATTACCATCTCATTCTCATCCCATTATCATCTCATTCTCATCCCATTACCATCTCATTAGCATGTCATTAGCATCTCATTATCCGCCCTTACCCGTTCCTGGTTCCCGTCATGGCGGCTCTGATGGCCCCGCCCTGCAGCGCCAGCAGCGTCAGCCCCACCCCAATGGGGCCCAATGAGGCCACGTGGGGCCCGTGTGGGGCggccgcccccagccccaatAGAACCAACATGGCGGAGCCGTAACTGCGGCCGCTGTTCAGCCGGGACAGCGGCAACATGGCCGACGGGGGGAGAACGTACACCTGGGAAGACAAGATGGCCGCCGTGAGAACACAAGATGGCTGCCCTAAAACAAGATGGCCACCATTAGGCCACGcccccaagatggccgccatcaGGACACAAGATGGCCGCCCTTCGGCCACGCCCCCAAGATGGCCTCCCAAGATGGCTGCCTTAAAACAAGATGGCCGCccttaagccacgcccacaaaATGGCCGCCATAAAACAAGATGGCTGCCCTAAAACAAGATGGCTGCCCTTAGGCCACGCTCCCAAGATGGCTGCCATTAAACAACAAGATGGCCACCCTAaaacaagatggccgccattAGGCCACGCCCCCAATATGGCCACCCTTAAGCCACGCCCCTAATATGGCCACCCAATATGGCCGCccttaagccacgcccacaagATGGCTGTCCTAAAACAAGATGGCCGCCCTAAAACAAGATGGCCGCCCTAaaacaagatggccgccattAAACAACAAGATGGCCGACGGGGGCAGCACGTACACCTGGGAAACAAGATGGCCGCCCTAAACCAAAATGGCCGCCATTAAACAACAAGATGGCCGACGGGGGCAGCACGTACACCTGGGAGACAAGATGGCCGCCGTGAGAACACAAGATGGCCGCCATTAGAAAACAAGATGGCCGCCCTAaaacaagatggccgccattAAACAACAAGATGGCCGCccttaagccacgcccccaagatggccgccttTAAACAAGATGGCCGCCGTGAGAAAACAAGATGGCCGCCCTAAAACAAGATGGCCGCCCTTAGGCCACGCCCCCAAAATGGCCGCCCAAGATGGCCACCCTAAAGCCACGCCTACAAAATGGCCGCCTTTAAACAAGATGGCCGCCCTAAAACAAGATGGCTGCCCTTTAATCCACGCCCCCAATATGGCCGCCCATAATCCACTCCCCCAAGATGGCCGCCTATAAACCATCCCCCCAAGATGGTCGCCCTAAAACAAGATGGCTGCccttaagccacgcccccaagatggccgccattAGGCCACGCCCCCAATATGGCCACCTTTAAACAAGATGGCCACCCTAAAACAAGATGGCTGCCCTTAGGCCACGCCGACAAGATGGCTGCCCACAAACCACGCCCCCAATATGGCCACCCATAATCCACGCCCCCAATATGGCCGCCCTTAGGCCACGCCCCCAATATGGCCGCCTTTAAACAAGATGGCTGCCCTTAGGCCACTCCCACAAGATGGCCGCCCACAAACAACGcccccaagatggccgccatcaGGACACAAGATGGCCGCCCTTAGGCCACGCCCACAAGATGGCCGCCCTCAAACCACGCCCCCAAGATGGCTGCCATTAGGCCATGCCCCCAAGATGGCcacccaagatggccgccatgAGGCCACACTTCCAAGATGGCTGCCTTTAAACAAAGTGGCCGCCCTTAAGCCATGCCCACAAAATGGCCGCCCTAAAACAAGATGGCTGCCCTTTAAACCATGCCCCCAAGATGGCTGCCATTAAACAACAAGATGGCCGCCTTAAAACAAGATGGCCACCATTAGGCCACGcccccaagatggccgccattAGGCCACACCCCCAATATGGCCGCCTATAAACCATGcccccaagatggccgc includes:
- the LOC116652718 gene encoding solute carrier family 12 member 6-like, whose protein sequence is GGPLAVLWGGLGPEAGAAVGLCSFLGAAFAAAAAALGAAELLTVYVLPPSAMLPLSRLNSGRSYGSAMLVLLGLGAAAPHGPHVASLGPIGVGLTLLALQGGAIRAAMTGTRNGLCLPPPSSPLAPLQPCPPHSDNSSSSTAPQLAVPGPSTDLLARECYGGAPLPHNCPITAP